The following nucleotide sequence is from Dehalococcoidia bacterium.
CAACCGAGCCCGTGGCTGGCTCGATCTGCACGGCGTCGCTTACAACCCGCGCGAGATCTTCCGCAAGCCGCTTTCGCGCGAGGAGATCGCCGCGCTGGCACGGCTTGCCGGCGGCATGAAGGCGATCTTCTCCTGGAAGAGCCCCAGCGCCCGCCCGCTCGGCCTCGACCCGGCCACGGCGAACGACGCGCAGTTGCTCGATCTCATGACGCATGAGCCGCGCCTGATCCGCCGCCCGATTGTGCTGACCGGCGATCGCCTCGTCATCGGCGGCGATCCGAAAGAGCTGGAGCGGGTGCTGGGCTGAGGATTTGGTCCCACCCCACGGCCATCGGCTCTCACCTCATCTCACGTACCCCTCTCCCAATCCTGGGAGAGGGGAGACGCAGAAGCTCCGTCTTCAGCCCCAATGCCCCGATCATAGATCTCCCCTTCCCCTAGAATTGGGGGAAGGGGCAGGGGATGGGGGCCACAAGCGGCCTCATCCCCCGGCCGCCTCCAGCACCATCTGTGTCTGCGTGACCAGCGCCAGCAGGCGCCCCTCAGCGTTGGTGAGGCGCGTTTGCCAGACCATCGTGCGGCGGCCGCGGTGCAGCGGCGTGCACTCGCCATGCACGACGCTGCCCAGCGGCGCAGGCGCGAAGAAGTTGGTCTTCGACTCGATCGTCGTCGTGCCCTGGCCGGCGCGCAGGTTCTGCGAGGTGGCAACCGCGCCCAGCGAGTCGGCGAAGGCCATCAAGGCGCCGCCGTGACAGATCGCCGGCGAGGTGCACAGGTCCGCGCGCACCGACATGCGCGCCAGCACGCGCTCCGGCGCCGCACTCACGATCTCGATGCCCAGCAACTGCGCGAAGGGCATGCCGGCGATCAGCTCGTTGGTCGATGTCGTCACGGTCAACTCTCCTTGCCGGCAAGGCGCCGCAGAGGAACGTCTGCAGGGTGGCTGGTTGCGGCGGGCGCTGAGCGGCGGTCTTCGCCTCAGCCGAACACCTCGTCGCGCAGGCGCTTGAGGATCTCGACGTTTTCGCGGTCGGGGCCCTTGCCCGTGAAGCCGGGCACCTCGAGCAGGAAGGGGACGTCGCGGAAGGCCGGGTGGCTCATCACCGTGCGGAAGCCGCCGATGCCGATGTAGCCTTCGCCGATGTTCTCGTGCCGATCCTTGCCGCTCAGCAGCGGCCCCTTCGAGTCGTTGGCGTGCACGGCGACGAGCCGGTGAAGGCCGATCTCGCGGTCGAACTCCGCCATCGCCGCCTCGATGCCCGCCGGCTCGGCGATGTCGTAGCCGGAGGCGAAGGCGTGGCAAGTGTCGATGCAGACTTTTACGCGATCGCTGCCGGTCTCCCGGATCAGCTCGCCGATCTCCGCGAACTTCGCCGCAATCGTGTTGCCGGCGCCGGCGCTGTTCTCGATGATCAGCCAGCTCTCGCCGGGCGCCCGTGTCAGCGCCTCCTGCATCGCCGCGACGATGCGCGGCCGCACTGTGTCGAAACCGGCGCCCTTATGGCTGCCCACGTGGAAGATCGTGCCCAGGGCGCCGGCGCCTTCGCAGAACTGCAGCGCCGCGGCGAGCGATGTGACCGACTTCTCGACGTGCTCCGCGCTCTCCGCCGCAAGATTGATGAGGTAGATGCCGTGCACGAAGATCGGCGCAACCTCCGCCTCGACGGCGTGGCTCTTGAGCTGGGCGATCGCCTCTTCGCCGTGCGCGAGGGGCCGCCAGCTCTGCGGCGCCGAGGCGAAGATCTGGACCGCCTCGGCGCCGATCTCGCAGCAGCGATCAACGCAGCGCGAGAGGGCGTCGGCCGTCGAGACATGAGCGCCAATCTTCATGGAACACCGCTCCCGATCCATGCTCAGGCAACGAACGCGTGTTCGTCGCGACCTCTCAAGGCTAACGCGGCGTGATTGACAGCGCCAGAACGGCGTCGATACGATCGCCGTGCCCGGCGCGCGGAGTTTTCGTACCCGCGCCGCTCGCGGCCCGTCCGCCGCTCGCAAACGACCCCGCTCACCCGCGCTCCCATCCGGCGTTGGAGCATTCTCCGGCGCCTGACCGCCACCCTGCCGCGGAGCTGCCGATGCTGGGTACCGTCGCCCTCTCGCCCCGCCGGCTGGAAGAGTACGAAGCGCTGATCGGCCCGGAGCGCGTGGCCGAACTGCGCCGGCTGGCCGAGCCGTTGCGCGGCCTGCACTTGCTCGCCCTGTCGCTGCGTTCGTTCGGCTCGTGGACGACGGATCTGCTCACCTCCTCGGTGCCGCTGCTGCGCGACCTGGGCATCGACGCGGCCTGGCAGGTGGTGCAGACCGACCACGAATCGCAGGGGGCACTGGTCGCCCTGTACGAGGGTCTGAACGGCGCCGGCGACACCTGGACCGCCGAAACCCGCCGCGCCTGGCTACGCGCCGTGGCCGATGCCGGTCGTTCGCTGAGCGGCGGCTGGGACACGGTAATCGTGCACGATCCGCAGCTGATCGGCATGATCGACGAGGGACAGTCGCAGGCGAGCGGCGCCCGCTGGATCTGGAACTGCCACACCGATCTCTCCGCCTCCGCGGCCGACGCCTGGAGCGACCTTTCCCCCTCCGCCGCGGGGTTCGACGCGACGATGCTCGAAGACCCGTCATTCTCCCCGCCCGGCTGGCAGGCGCGGCTGGTGCAGGTGATCGCGCCCGGCATCGACCCGCTCGGCCCGCGCAACGTGCCGCTTGACGCCGAAACGGTGGAACTGCTGGCCGGCAAGCTGGGCATCGATGCGCGCCGCCCGCTGATCGCGCAGATTGCGCCGTTCGATGTAGGCGCGGACGCACTCGGCCTGATCGAGGTCTACGACGAGCTGCTGCACCGCTTCCCCGATCTGCAGCTCGCGATTATCCCGACCTCGCTGCGCGACGACCAGGAGACGCGCGGGTACTTCAACGCCGTGGCCCGGCTGGCCAACGAGCGGCCGTCCTGCATCCTGCCCTCGCTCGCGGCCGAAATTGGCAACGCCGAGATCAACGCCTGCCGTCACGCCGCCAGTATCGTCGTGCAAAAATCGTTGCGCCGCGGCTTCGCGCTGTGGCTCTCCGAAGCGATGTGGCAGCGCCGGCCGGTGGTGGCCGGGCGTACGGTCGGCACCACGGCGCAGGTGGTGGACGGTGTCACCGGTTTCCTGGTGCCGACCACCACGGTGAGCAGCGACCGCATCGCCGATCTGCTTGCGGACGCGGCGCTGCGCGAGCGGATGGGCGAAAACGGCCGCCGCCACGTGGCCAACCACTTCTTGATCACACGCTACCTCGCAGACACGCTGCAACTGCTGCGGCGCGTCGTGTCCGTGGGGGTCAGCGCCTGAGCGAACGCCGGCGATCGCAGCATCGCAAGAATGCCGCCGTTCACGGGCCGGGCGGCGCGGGTGGAAAGCGGGCAATGTTTGGATCTGTGCCGACGACCCCCAAGAGCATCGAAGCGTACCGGCCGATCATCGGCGACGCGCGCATCGAAGAGATCCTCGAGCTCGCCGGGCGCCTGCGCGGGGCGCGCGTGCTGCATGTGAACGCCACGGCCTTCGGCGGCGGCGTGGCCGAGATCCTGGCCACGCTCGTGCCGCTGATGACCGACCTGGGCCTCGAAGCCGACTGGCAGGTGATCCGCGGCTCCGACGAGTTCTTCAACGTCACCAAGGCGATGCACAACAGTCTGCAAGGCATGCTGCTGGAGTGGACGCCGCAGATGCGCGAGATCTGGACGCGCTACAACCAGCAGAACGCCGACATGTTCGACGAGGACTACGACTTCGTCGTGATCCACGACCCGCAGCCGGCGGGCATCCTGGCGATGGCGGCCGCGCGCCTCGGCCACCGGCCGGCGGGCAAATGGGTGTGGCGCTGTCACATCGACCTGACCGACAGCCAGGTCGATGTCTGGGATCTGCTGCACCCGTATCTTGAGCCGTACGACGCCGCGATCTTCACCATGGCCGAGTACGTCAAGGATGATCTCGAAAAGCCCCTGCTGTTCACCATTCCGCCCGCGATCGACCCACTCAGCCCCAAGAATGTGCCGCTGCCGGAGAATGTGGGGCGCGACATCCTCCAGCGCTACGGCGTGGACCCCGACCGGCCGCTGATTTCGCAGATCTCCCGCTTCGACCCCTGGAAAGACCCGCTGGGCGTGATCGATGTCTACCGGGCGCTGAAACAGGACCGGCCCGACCTGCAGCTCGTGCTGGTCGCCAGCATGGCCGCGGACGACCCCGAAGGCTGGGCCTGGTACGAGCGCACCGTGCGCCGCGCCGGCGAAGACTACGACATCCACATCCTTTCCAACCTCAACGGCGTCGGCAACGTCGAGGTGAACGCCTTTCAGTCGCTGGCGAAGGTCGTGATCCAGAAGTCGGTGCGCGAGGGTTTCGGCCTGGTGGTCTCTGAGGCGCTGTGGAAGGGCCGTCCCGTCGTCGCCGGCAACGTCGGCGGCATCCCGCTGCAGATCCTCTACGGCCGCACGGGCTACCTGGTGAACACCACCGCTGAATGCGTCAATCGCACTGGCTACCTGTTGCAGCACCCCGACGTGGCCGATCATTTGGGCGCGGAAGGCCGCGAGCACGTGCGCGAGAACTTCCTGATCACGCGCTACCTGCGCGACTACCTCGCGATCTTCAACACGCTCGCCGGCCACGTGGAGGCGGCCCGCTCGCCGGCGCGGCTGCTGACCCGCGCCGGCCGCTAGGCAGCAGGAGGACTCCACGCGTGAAAGATGTGCTCGCGCTGGTGCTGGCCGGCGGGCAGGGCGACCGCCTCAGTATTCTCTCGGAGGAGCGCGCCAAGCCGGCCGTGATCTTCGCCGGCAAGTACCGGATCATCGACTTCGTGCTGAGCAACTGCATGAATTCGGACATCGGGCGGGTGGGCGTGCTCACCCAGTACCGGCCGCGATCGCTCAACGCCCACATCGGCATCGGCCGGCCCTGGGGGATGGACCGCGAAGGCAGCGGCATCGCCCTGATGCAGCCCTACCTTGGACGAGAGAGTTCCGACTGGTATCGCGGCACGGCGGACGCCGTTTATCAAAACCTCTATTTCGTGGAGGAATCGCAGGCCGAGACGGTGCTGCTCCTCTCCGCCGACCATGTCTACACCATGGCCTACGACCAGCTCATCGCCTTTCACCACGCCAAAGGCGCCGACGTGACCGTGCCGGTCTACGACGTGCCGCTGCAGGAGGCGAGCCGCTACGGCCTGATCACGATGGACGGTGACGGCCGCGTGATCGGCTTCGATGAGAAGCCGCCCGAGCCACGCACCACCACCGCCAGCACCGGCATCTACGTTTTCAAAAAGGACGTGCTGATCGAGCGGCTGGTGGCCGACGCGGCGCGCAACACCACGCACGACTTCGGCCGCGATATTCTGCCGGAGATGATCGATGACTGCCGCGTCTACGGCTACCGCCTGCACGGCTACTGGCGCGACGTGGGCACGATCGACGCCTACTGGCAGGCGAACATGGATCTGCTGGTCGATCTGCCGGAGCTGGACCTCTACAACCCCAACACGGCCCTGCACACCCGCCACACCACGCTGCCGCCGGCCAAGATCGGGCCGCGCGCCTACGTCACCCGCAGCCTGCTGAACGCCGGCGACATCATCAACGGCCAGGTGGAACACTCGGTGCTTTCACCCGGCGTCTACGTCGAGGACGGCGCCGTGGTGCGCGACTCGATCCTGTTCGACGACTGCTTCATCGCTCGCGGCGCCGTGATCGAGCGCGCCATTCTCGACAAGGGCGTGCACGTGGCCGAGGGCTGCCGCGTGGGCGCGGGCGATGACTTCACCCCGAACAAGGCGCGGCCCGACCTGCTCTGGAGTGGAATCACGCTTGTCGGCAAGCGGGCTCGCCTGCCCGCCGGACTCGGCATCGGCCGCAACTGCATCATCCCGCCCAATGCCCGCGAAGAGGATTTCTTCGGTCCATGGGTGGAAAGCGGTGAGACGGTGCGCT
It contains:
- a CDS encoding deoxyribonuclease IV → MKIGAHVSTADALSRCVDRCCEIGAEAVQIFASAPQSWRPLAHGEEAIAQLKSHAVEAEVAPIFVHGIYLINLAAESAEHVEKSVTSLAAALQFCEGAGALGTIFHVGSHKGAGFDTVRPRIVAAMQEALTRAPGESWLIIENSAGAGNTIAAKFAEIGELIRETGSDRVKVCIDTCHAFASGYDIAEPAGIEAAMAEFDREIGLHRLVAVHANDSKGPLLSGKDRHENIGEGYIGIGGFRTVMSHPAFRDVPFLLEVPGFTGKGPDRENVEILKRLRDEVFG
- a CDS encoding glycosyltransferase; this translates as MFGSVPTTPKSIEAYRPIIGDARIEEILELAGRLRGARVLHVNATAFGGGVAEILATLVPLMTDLGLEADWQVIRGSDEFFNVTKAMHNSLQGMLLEWTPQMREIWTRYNQQNADMFDEDYDFVVIHDPQPAGILAMAAARLGHRPAGKWVWRCHIDLTDSQVDVWDLLHPYLEPYDAAIFTMAEYVKDDLEKPLLFTIPPAIDPLSPKNVPLPENVGRDILQRYGVDPDRPLISQISRFDPWKDPLGVIDVYRALKQDRPDLQLVLVASMAADDPEGWAWYERTVRRAGEDYDIHILSNLNGVGNVEVNAFQSLAKVVIQKSVREGFGLVVSEALWKGRPVVAGNVGGIPLQILYGRTGYLVNTTAECVNRTGYLLQHPDVADHLGAEGREHVRENFLITRYLRDYLAIFNTLAGHVEAARSPARLLTRAGR
- a CDS encoding ArsC/Spx/MgsR family protein — its product is MFRKPLSREEIAALARLAGGMKAIFSWKSPSARPLGLDPATANDAQLLDLMTHEPRLIRRPIVLTGDRLVIGGDPKELERVLG
- a CDS encoding glycosyltransferase, producing MLGTVALSPRRLEEYEALIGPERVAELRRLAEPLRGLHLLALSLRSFGSWTTDLLTSSVPLLRDLGIDAAWQVVQTDHESQGALVALYEGLNGAGDTWTAETRRAWLRAVADAGRSLSGGWDTVIVHDPQLIGMIDEGQSQASGARWIWNCHTDLSASAADAWSDLSPSAAGFDATMLEDPSFSPPGWQARLVQVIAPGIDPLGPRNVPLDAETVELLAGKLGIDARRPLIAQIAPFDVGADALGLIEVYDELLHRFPDLQLAIIPTSLRDDQETRGYFNAVARLANERPSCILPSLAAEIGNAEINACRHAASIVVQKSLRRGFALWLSEAMWQRRPVVAGRTVGTTAQVVDGVTGFLVPTTTVSSDRIADLLADAALRERMGENGRRHVANHFLITRYLADTLQLLRRVVSVGVSA
- a CDS encoding sugar phosphate nucleotidyltransferase gives rise to the protein MKDVLALVLAGGQGDRLSILSEERAKPAVIFAGKYRIIDFVLSNCMNSDIGRVGVLTQYRPRSLNAHIGIGRPWGMDREGSGIALMQPYLGRESSDWYRGTADAVYQNLYFVEESQAETVLLLSADHVYTMAYDQLIAFHHAKGADVTVPVYDVPLQEASRYGLITMDGDGRVIGFDEKPPEPRTTTASTGIYVFKKDVLIERLVADAARNTTHDFGRDILPEMIDDCRVYGYRLHGYWRDVGTIDAYWQANMDLLVDLPELDLYNPNTALHTRHTTLPPAKIGPRAYVTRSLLNAGDIINGQVEHSVLSPGVYVEDGAVVRDSILFDDCFIARGAVIERAILDKGVHVAEGCRVGAGDDFTPNKARPDLLWSGITLVGKRARLPAGLGIGRNCIIPPNAREEDFFGPWVESGETVRSFRASPIHGV
- a CDS encoding PaaI family thioesterase, whose protein sequence is MTTSTNELIAGMPFAQLLGIEIVSAAPERVLARMSVRADLCTSPAICHGGALMAFADSLGAVATSQNLRAGQGTTTIESKTNFFAPAPLGSVVHGECTPLHRGRRTMVWQTRLTNAEGRLLALVTQTQMVLEAAGG